The DNA segment TTTTCTTTTTCCTATCTGCATATAAATTCATATTTGGACTCGACTTTACTTATCTGCTAATATATATCTCATGCCATGTGGAAAAATGAACTACTGGAAAAATAACTATATTGGAATTATGATTGATTGGCTTCAAACTTGATATACAGGTGCTAAAAGCAATATTGGATAGCCCACTTAATAAGTATGGATTGGTAGGGgctatttttgtgaaaattgcAGATGGATCGCTGTTTGAGGTTAAACCTCATGTTCGTATTCCGAGAACTTTGGCCCGCTTCAGTGGTCTCATGTGTAAGCCAATTAAGTAAATATATTCTGACAAAAACCAAGACctgttttttttaatcttgcTCTCTAGTCTACTTATTATGTAATCCTCTAAAATAGGTGAACTGCatttcttctttcccttccaCTTTTGGGATAATTAGTTCTTACTCTTGCTTTGTGGAATTGATGCAGTGGAGTTGCTGGAAAAGTCTCGTATACGCACGAGTGACACACATGAAACATTGATGCATGTTGTCGTGGAACCTGTGACACGACATTTGCCAGCCAATTCACGGATTATAGGTAATATACCGATTCATTTGTTTTACTCGTTTCAATTATGCACAAGTTATCTCTCTGAAAATTTCTTGCAATTTTGATTCTAGGCATTTCAAAGCGTTCTCCCAAGTTAGTAGATGTGGCAGACTTTGTCAATGCTTCAAGGGATGATACACATCTAGTGTTTGTGGTATATTGTTTTCAGAAACTGTTTCAACATTGAGACACCTGCCATTTATATAACTGTTGATCGACAGTTTCTACTTCCGTGTTTAGATTGGAATGTCGACAAGCGGGGAAATCAATCGGCCACATACCGATGATGTTATATCAGGTAAACCATATCATCTCTCTTTATATGGCTGCATCACTTGAAAAATTTATTCGGCAATAACCATGTAACTCCTCGATACGAGAAGTTAAGTGAATCTACCAAAACAAGATTTTGTCAGACATGATCCTTTTTCTGTCTTCAGTTACAGATTATCCGGTGGACGCAACAACTTGCATCGATCTGATTTGCGGTGCATGTGAAGAAAAATGGAACTGCTTTTGACATTTTTCTTACTTATTATTGTTCCTTGAATTACAATCAGTATTGTACTTGGTTTTTATTAGTGATCAAAGTTTTCTTTTCTGCGACACCAAGTATCTTGACATAAACCACAAGAGATCACCCTTTTATTAAAGTTAAAATCCGCTTGAAAATACTAAAGAGGATGAATAACAAGGAAATGTTtgcaagatttaaaaataagtaattatgaattttttttttaccataaGTATATTTCAAAGAATTGGTCTTTATTTAGTAACACGTGCGTTACACGTGAGCCGCAAACAAGTGTAAGTAATTTATTTCTTGTAAGGTTACAAACAGTTGTTATTAACTTATGTATCAATTCAAAAGAACTTATGTATAAATTATTAAAGTAAATAATGGGTCAATTACATTTATTATCTTTCAAAGTATTATATCAATTATTTTCGAAATCTTCGAAGACTGAGAAACTATATTAactaaaatttgtttaaattaaaattttaacttaCTGTTAgtgttaaaaaataataataaattcaatttttttttgtattaaaatattggtttaaaaaaaatatgtgaatcaaacatacaatatactaaatattctattttttttcgGTTTTAAACTTATTCATTGTGTgataataatattttgatatcatattttgatatcatatttatttttaatgccTCGAAAGTTGAATTATATTCTTTTAAAACTACTTAGCAACGGAAAAATCTTCTTACTTATAAATGTTTCAATGGTAATCAATGGTTGTGCGTCTTCTCTTATTCCCACAGTTAACATCAAAACTTGAAGATGAGAGAATGCTCTGTATATCTTGTgaacaaaatttatttgatcATATCATCTCATATATTGTTCCAGTACCTTATTTGGAAGTCCATATTTTACTATTAATATGACACCATATTTGGATGTCCATAGTTTAAATAATATATCTTTGAAcataaaatttgatattttcatTGAGACAATGTTAATAAGAGTCGTGACAACCTGACTCTTTGCAGCATTAAAGATGAACTGTTACTACAAATATATGAGTTTTGGATTGTGATTAGTTTTGATTCTCCTGGTATGTTTCGTTTTGTCAAAGATCGCTTGGGATATTATGGTAGTTGTTAGATAGTTTTACTAagatcaaattaatttattgctATTATAAGTTCTCATAATTTAGGTAACCATTTCCTTTCTTGCAATGATCATTTTCAGCTTATGTAATTGTGCAGGTCTTATTTAGATATCTTATCTTTTTAAGCCTCAACTGCAGAGTCTCATAACTTCATCCCATTCCGCGTGGAATCGGTCAATGCATGTCCACTTTCTCCTAAAAGCCTGCCAGAAGTCGCTCCTTATTTATGCAACCTCCAGG comes from the Henckelia pumila isolate YLH828 chromosome 1, ASM3356847v2, whole genome shotgun sequence genome and includes:
- the LOC140892525 gene encoding uncharacterized protein, whose protein sequence is MEGPRPCSSGHQVVKKRQREEASHEEIHAELVSQKPKVSFILDNSAIKKAFIKKKWVVANGIDDEAALRRQNKNPDEYMSQTVHVVLKAILDSPLNKYGLVGAIFVKIADGSLFEVKPHVRIPRTLARFSGLMLELLEKSRIRTSDTHETLMHVVVEPVTRHLPANSRIIGISKRSPKLVDVADFVNASRDDTHLVFVIGMSTSGEINRPHTDDVISVTDYPVDATTCIDLICGACEEKWNCF